One Benincasa hispida cultivar B227 chromosome 5, ASM972705v1, whole genome shotgun sequence genomic window carries:
- the LOC120078489 gene encoding 26S proteasome regulatory subunit 4 homolog B-like, which produces MGQGTPGGLNRQAPGDRKSDADKKKDKKYEPAAPPTRVGRKQRKQKGPEAAARLPTVTPLTKCRLRLLKLERVKDYLLMEEEFVTNQERLKPQEEKAEEDRSKVDDLRGSPMSVGNLEELIDENHAIVSSSVGPEYYVGIMSFVDKDQLEPGCAILMHNKVLSVVGLLQDEVDPMVSVMKVEKAPLESYADIGGLDAQIQEIKEAVELPLTHPELYEDIGIRPPKGVILYGEPGTGKTLLAKAVANSTSATFLRVVGSELIQKYLGDGPKLVRELFRVADDLSPSIVFIDEIDAVGTKRYDAHSGGEREIQRTMLELLNQLDGFDSRGDVKVILATNRIESLDPALLRPGRIDRKIEFPLPDIKTRRRIFQIHTSRMTLADDVNLEEFVMTKDEFSGADIKAICTEAGLLALRERRMKVTHADFKKAKEKVMYKKKEGVPEGLYM; this is translated from the exons ATGGGTCAGGGAACTCCAGGAGGTCTGAACCGGCAAGCCCCCGGCGACCGGAAATCCGACGCCGAtaaaaagaaagacaagaagTATGAACCGGCGGCGCCGCCGACTCGAGTTGGCCGCAAGCAGCGGAAGCAGAAAGGTCCGGAGGCGGCTGCTCGACTCCCGACGGTTACGCCTCTCACGAAGTGCAGGCTGAGGCTTCTGAAGCTCGAACGTGTGAAGGATTACCTGTTAATGGAGGAGGAATTTGTCACTAATCAGGAGCGCCTTAAGCCGCAGGAGGAGAAGGCGGAGGAGGATCGCTCTAAGGTCGATGATCTGAGAGGATCTCCCATGAGTGTTGGGAATTTGGAGGAGTTGATTGATGAGAATCATGCCATCGTTTCCTCTTCTGTTGGACCGGAGTATTACGTTGGTATTATGTCTTTTGTCGATAAAGATCAGCTTGAGCCTGGGTGTGCAATTTTGATGCATAATAAG GTACTTTCCGTTGTTGGACTTCTTCAAGATGAGGTTGATCCAATGGTGTCTGTGATGAAAGTTGAGAAGGCCCCTTTAGAGTCATATGCTGATATTGGTGGATTGGATGCTCAAATACAAGAGATTAAAGAAGCTGTTGAGTTGCCATTGACTCATCCTGAGTTATATGAGGACATAGGTATTAGGCCTCCTAAAGGTGTGATACTGTATGGGGAGCCGGGAACAGGCAAGACTTTGCTTGCAAAG GCAGTGGCAAACTCAACTTCAGCCACGTTCTTGCGTGTGGTTGGGAGTGAACTCATTCAGAAATACTTGGGAGATGGTCCGAAGTTAGTGAGGGAACTCTTCAGGGTTGCTGATGATCTCTCACCTTCcattgtttttattgatgagATTGATGCTGTCGGCACAAAGAG GTATGATGCTCACTCTGGAGGTGAACGTGAGATCCAAAGGACAATGTTGGAATTACTGAACCAATTGGATGGTTTTGATTCAAGAGGAGATGTTAAAGTGATACTTGCTACAAATCGAATCGAAAGTCTTGATCCAGCTTTGCTTCGACCAGGCCGAATAGATAGGAAGATTGAGTTTCCATTGCCTGACATAAAAACCAGGAGGCGCATTTTTCAG ATTCACACGTCAAGGATGACATTGGCAGATGATGTCAACTTAGAGGAATTTGTAATGACCAAAGATGAATTCTCTGGTGCTGATATAAAGGCCATATGTACTGAAGCTGGGCTGCTTGCTTTGAGAGAACGACGTATGAAG GTCACACATGCCGACTTCAAGAAGGCAAAGGAGAAGGTTATGTATAAGAAGAAAGAAGGCGTGCCAGAAGGCTTATATATGTGA
- the LOC120077509 gene encoding putative pentatricopeptide repeat-containing protein At3g47840, with protein MVFFRRQHIRRNFTFLAVAGEETKDNLRHLNTKLKPSNLNTHFSNNVDLPKANNELKLLVRTGHLKDARDMFDQLPQRDEVSWTNIISGYVNASDSSEALLLFSKMRLQSELRIDPFLLSLGLKACGLGLNFFYGTNLHGFSVKTGLVNSVFVGSALLDMYMKIGEIGRSCKMFDEMPTRNVVTWTAVITGLVRAGYSEDGLAYFSEMGRSKVEYDSYAYAIALKASADLGALNHGRSIHTQTLKKGFDENSFVANSLATMYNKCGKLDYGLYMFGKMRTPDVVSWTTIVATYVQMGKEECGLQAFKRMQESNVIPNEYTFAAVISGCANLARLKWGEQLHAHVLRVGFRNALSVANSIMTMYSKCGELASVSKVFCSMNFRDVITWSTIIAAYSQVGYGEEAFEYLSRMRSEGPKPNEFALASVLSVCGSMAILEQGKQLHAHVLSVGLEQTSMVCSALIIMYAKCGSIAEASKIFMDSLKDDVISWTAMISGYAEHGHSQEAIELFENIQKVGLRPDSVTFIGVLTACSHAGMVDLGFHYFNSMSKDYHITPSKEHYGCMIDLLCRAGQLRDAESLIRSMPFQGDDVVWSILLRACRVHGDVDCGQRAAAEVLKLDPNCAGTHITLANIFAAKGKWKEAANIRMLMKSKGVVKEPGWSSIKIKDSIFAFVAGDRSHPRGEDIYSMLEELASGTEIYILELDHLVTDMEE; from the coding sequence ATGGTCTTTTTCCGTCGGCAACACATCCGgagaaattttacatttttggcTGTCGCCGGAGAGGAGACGAAGGATAATCTTCGTCATCTAAATACAAAACTCAAACCTTCAAACCTGAATACCCATTTCTCAAATAATGTAGATTTACCCAAAGCTAACAACGAGTTGAAACTATTAGTGAGAACCGGTCACTTGAAAGATGCACGCGACATGTTCGATCAACTGCCTCAAAGGGATGAGGTTTCATGGACCAATATTATTTCTGGGTATGTTAATGCCTCAGACTCCTCTGAAGCCTTGCTTTTGTTCTCAAAGATGCGACTTCAGTCTGAGCTCCGAATTGATCCCTTTCTACTTAGTCTTGGTCTTAAGGCTTGTGGGCTcggtttgaattttttttatggtACAAACTTGCATGGGTTTTCAGTCAAAACAGGTCTAGTCAACTCTGTTTTCGTCGGTAGTGCTCTTCTCGACATGTatatgaaaattggagaaattgGGAGAAGTTGTAAAATGTTTGATGAAATGCCGACAAGAAATGTGGTGACTTGGACAGCAGTTATAACTGGGCTTGTTCGTGCAGGGTATAGCGAGGACGGGCTAGCTTACTTTTCTGAAATGGGAAGGTCAAAGGTCGAATATGACTCATATGCATATGCTATAGCATTGAAGGCCAGTGCTGATTTAGGCGCACTAAATCATGGAAGATCAATTCATACACAGACACTTAAGAAAGGATTTGATGAGAACTCCTTCGTGGCCAATTCGCTGGCCACCATGTATAACAAATGTGGTAAGCTAGATTATGGTTTGTATATGTTTGGAAAGATGAGGACTCCAGATGTCGTTTCATGGACGACAATTGTAGCAACATACGTTCAAATGGGTAAGGAGGAATGTGGGCTTCAAGCATTTAAAAGAATGCAGGAAAGCAATGTGATTCCAAATGAATATACATTTGCTGCTGTTATCTCTGGTTGTGCTAATCTTGCAAGGTTGAAGTGGGGGGAACAACTACATGCTCATGTTTTACGTGTCGGGTTTCGGAATGCTTTGTCAGTTGCTAACTCTATCATGACCATGTACTCAAAATGTGGGGAGTTAGCTTCAGTTTCAAAGGTATTTTGTTCAATGAATTTTAGGGATGTGATTACTTGGAGCACTATAATTGCAGCATATTCTCAAGTAGGCTATGGCGAAGAAGCTTTTGAGTATTTGTCACGAATGAGAAGTGAAGGACCGAAACCAAATGAGTTCGCCTTGGCTAGCGTGCTGAGTGTATGTGGAAGTATGGCGATTCTCGAGCAAGGGAAGCAATTGCATGCTCATGTTTTGTCTGTTGGGTTAGAACAGACATCCATGGTATGTAGTGCTCTTATTATTATGTATGCAAAATGTGGGAGCATCGCGGAAGCTTCTAAGATCTTTATGGACTCATTGAAAGATGATGTCATTTCATGGACAGCTATGATCAGCGGGTATGCTGAACATGGACATAGCCAAGAAGCCATTGAATTGTTTGAAAATATCCAAAAGGTTGGTTTAAGACCAGACTCCGTGACCTTCATTGGCGTCCTTACAGCTTGTAGCCATGCAGGAATGGTTGACCTTGGTTTCCACTACTTCAACTCAATGAGCAAAGATTATCACATCACTCCTTCAAAAGAACACTATGGATGTATGATTGATCTTCTCTGTCGAGCAGGACAATTACGTGATGCAGAGAGCTTGATTAGAAGCATGCCATTTCAAGGGGACGATGTTGTCTGGTCTATTTTGCTGAGGGCATGTAGAGTCCATGGTGATGTTGATTGTGGACAACGTGCTGCTGCTGAAGTTTTGAAGTTAGATCCAAATTGTGCTGGGACTCACATAACGTTAGCAAACATTTTTGctgccaagggaaagtggaaggAAGCAGCAAATATAAGAATGTTAATGAAATCAAAGGGGGTGGTTAAGGAGCCAGGTTGGTCTTCGATAAAGATCAAGGATAGTATTTTCGCATTTGTTGCTGGAGATCGTTCACATCCACGAGGAGAAGACATATACAGTATGTTGGAGGAGTTGGCTTCAGGAACGGAAATCTATATTCTTGAATTGGACCATTTAGTAACTGATATGGAAGAATAA